GGATCGAAGGTATCATCAGTAATAGGCGTGCCTCCAAGATTTGTTAGATTAGCTGTAGTCATCATTGCAGATTTTATGGCAGCAGGTGACCAGTCAGGGTGCGAGCTTTTAAGCAATGCTGCAATGCCAGTAAGATGAGGAGTAGCCATTGAGGTGCCTGAAATCATATTAAATGCGGATTTTGTATTCCCGTTGTTGTCCACAGCATATGGCCATGCAGCTAGAATGTCAACGCCGGGGCCTATGATGTCTGGCTTCAAGATCCCAGGACTTGCCAAACTTGGGCCTCTTGAGGAAAAATAAGCAAGCTGGGGAGCATATGGAACCCCAAAAACAGTTCCTTCAAAAAGTATTGTGGCCATTGGTGATGATGTTGAGTTTATATAGGCTTTGATACTCAAGCCGTCTGCATAAGTAACATCTGATGCGGGTAGTACATGTAAATCGGCTGTGGTAATGTTGCCAAAAGACTCAGCATTCATGAGAATCATTGCAGCACCACCAGCATACTTCACTTCTTGGGCTTTATCAACAGCTCCTGAAAACCCACGACTCTCACATAACACAACCTTTCCCTTGACATCAACATCTTTCAAGGACCCTGGATCACAGAATGCTGAATCATTACCATTAGCACCAGCATAAATAAGTGGCAACAACGTCGATGAAAAATTTGTTGGCTGGTAAAACGATTGCCCATCATATGAAGCATTATTTCCAAGCAACACCTTTGCTCTTATGTTTCTGTCAACAGTACCAGCACCTACAGTTAGGATCCATGGGGCCTCGTTCGATAATGTCTGATTAAAGGGACCTGAATTCCCAGCAGCGCAACTCACGAAAACTCCTTTTTGAATGGCACCGAATGCACCAATTGCAATTGAATCCTCGTAGAATGGAATTGATGGACCACCAAGTGACAGTGAAAGCACATCGACTCCGTCCTCCACTGCAGTGTCCATTCCAGCTAATATGTCGCTGTCAGCACAAGAACCAAACCCATTACAAACTCGATATATTGCCAAGTGAGCTAAGGGCGCTATGCCAACTGCGGTTCCATTGAGCTGACCATAAAAGCTCGCGCCTTGGACCCAACTTCCAGCAGCTGTGCTTGCTGTGTGTGTCCCATGCCCATTATCATCAACTGGAGGTTTACCAGGTAAATATAAACTTCTTGCACCAATAAGCTTGTTGTTGCATAGAGTTGCATTAAAATCACATTTCCCTTTCCATTTTGCTGGTGGAGGAGGCATTCCTTCGTCACTAAATGAAGGGTGACTTGCTTTTATTCCAGTGTCTAAGACCCCAATTATCACTCCCTTTCCATAATTGGAATGGTTCCAAAATCCTAAATTTTGCTGTAAACCCAAGAAGCTAGGAGTATGAGTTGTCTTCACATGGAAAATCTTCTGGGGCCGGGCTGACACGACCCCTTCCTTCATTTCCATAGCCTTTGCTTCCTGCTCCGTAAGTTTTGCTGCAAACCCTGTGACCACATTGTGGTAGGAATGTACCAAGCGCTGTTGGTTGGAGCTTGAGGTGGTAACTGTTGGTAAAAATGATCGATACCAACTATCTACATCTTCACGTTTTGCGGACATCATGCCTTCTGGTTTCTTTAAGAAGATAATGTAAGTTTTCAACTTTCTTTCCTGCTTAATAATGGATTTAGCGCTGGATGAACGGACTTTTGAATGAATAACAGCTCGTGATGAGGTAAACATGAAAGTGAGAAAAAGGAGGATAGTGACCGCCATAGTTGGCAAGATTTTGACCCTCCTGTTTTCCATAGTAGTAAGAGAAGTAGACAGTGCTGGTTATTTTGAGGTGAAACAACCTAAAAAACAAGGTTTTATATAGGGAGACAAAGGAAGAGAATGTGTATTACTTTGTTGGTATCGATGATAGCCGGCATCCAGTAGGTGGCTGGAAATTCTCCATGATCGATGTGTTTGCCGTCGGAGTATTTTAGCTACCTGTTGCTACTAGTTAACAAGACAGACACAATAGTCCATCCAAAAACATTGCATGAGGAATTGATAACGCCGCTTGCCAGAATGAGCTGCATTAATCCTTGGATGTTGCTCCATGgccaactgtttttttttctcattgagAACATAGCCGATTGCTTTCATCTAATATTAGTGATCTGTTCACGCTGGATTCTTGcgcataaaaaatttcatttcagcATAAATGTGTGCTATGATAAGCTCTGGTCACTACATGAAGACATTAATTATGTGTTCATATTGTTTATCAATTTACTtcgttgaataatgaaatttatttcaagttaaaattcttaaaaactaaaaatattataacttaaatatttattttttcatgtatcctagttgcattttttaaaaaacaattataactctttatgtaaaataaacttttaaaaaaaaccttattagtatttttttttagataatagtcaattatataaaaaataaccatctAGTAGATGGCAAAGAAAAaccttattaatattaaatatgaaaaagaaattattctttctaattaaaaaaacaaaattattttagtaaagatgaataagaaaataaaaatgaaatttctaaattaaaaaaaataataaaatatttatttttctaaagaaaGTTCTACGTACATCAATCTTTCCGGTTAGAGTTGGTTGGTAATTTTGTGTcctcttttcttatttatttttattttttgtcaattttccgGGAGTTGTTTGGTACTTCAGTCAGAATGTTATGGTCCGTATTCAATACCAATTTATTAGCCACTGaaattttagaataatattaggttaattattgaatttgagTGGAGACCGGAGACCATAAAAGCGAATGTCATTTCAAAGTAAAGAATTTCTGCCTCTTCTTTTACAGTTTCCATGACTCTTTTGTTTTCTGGCAGCAAGTTACGATCCACAATTACCACTTCTCAATAATACTGCTTAGACATGAAGTACAGTTACTGCAAGAAAGTAGAACCCTTCTCATATTGAAGATATCTTCCGTTCTTCATGAAGTCACAGAGTGGAGAATCGTGGGATGTTTCTATAATTTCCTGAAACGTTTTCCACCATTTCATAAAACTGCTTTCTTTCAAGAAAATTTCTGGAGATACGGCATAGTTATTGATTTGGTTCATTGCATATTGCTCAAACATATCCAGATTCTCTTTTGCAGATTGTTTCTCCACAGCACTTGAGGTTCCAGACTTCAACAACTTGCATGAAATGAGAGCATCCTCCACTTTTGCCCAGAAACAAGAATCCTCTGTGAGAATGCCAGCcacattttgtttcttcttgttgtttggtGAGCTTTTGAGTTTCTCTGCATCATCATCCTCCTGCCACTGCTCCAACAAAATGTAATGCCTAGATCTTCCATGAGTTTGATAGTCTCTTTTATCACTATCTCTATAATATTCAGCAATATCAAGTGGTTCAACCATTCTTCTATAGTTTCTTCCAGAATAAAGCCAAGTCCCCCGGATGAATGCGCCTTCTTTCTGAGGCTTTCTCTCCACGCCCTCCACAAAATTTTTCCAGTAATTAGTGAGAAACTTCTTGAGCCTGGTAACATCCCTATCGCTGCTGCCAAGTTGATTCTTGTAACAATCATAGTAGCCTATCCCCTTAGTCTTGCAAATCTTATGATACCATTCTAGGtgagccatttttatctttatctggTTTAATCTTTTTCTTGGGTCCATAGTCTGCACTCGTTCTGCCATTAGgaccttttctctttcttctaacTTGGAGATAAGATTTTTGTTGTCCACCTTTCTCTGTTGTTGCTGAATTTCAAGTGGATTGGACATTAGTTATGCAATGAACTTAAAGAACATAACGAAAACACATGAATCTTAACTTTTTGGCTTGCGAAAAGTTTATCAATATTTGCTAATATTTACATCTAACACAGTGATTGCGAATGCATTCTTAAACGAACTTGCGAT
This genomic interval from Populus nigra chromosome 11, ddPopNigr1.1, whole genome shotgun sequence contains the following:
- the LOC133668537 gene encoding subtilisin-like protease 4, with the protein product MENRRVKILPTMAVTILLFLTFMFTSSRAVIHSKVRSSSAKSIIKQERKLKTYIIFLKKPEGMMSAKREDVDSWYRSFLPTVTTSSSNQQRLVHSYHNVVTGFAAKLTEQEAKAMEMKEGVVSARPQKIFHVKTTHTPSFLGLQQNLGFWNHSNYGKGVIIGVLDTGIKASHPSFSDEGMPPPPAKWKGKCDFNATLCNNKLIGARSLYLPGKPPVDDNGHGTHTASTAAGSWVQGASFYGQLNGTAVGIAPLAHLAIYRVCNGFGSCADSDILAGMDTAVEDGVDVLSLSLGGPSIPFYEDSIAIGAFGAIQKGVFVSCAAGNSGPFNQTLSNEAPWILTVGAGTVDRNIRAKVLLGNNASYDGQSFYQPTNFSSTLLPLIYAGANGNDSAFCDPGSLKDVDVKGKVVLCESRGFSGAVDKAQEVKYAGGAAMILMNAESFGNITTADLHVLPASDVTYADGLSIKAYINSTSSPMATILFEGTVFGVPYAPQLAYFSSRGPSLASPGILKPDIIGPGVDILAAWPYAVDNNGNTKSAFNMISGTSMATPHLTGIAALLKSSHPDWSPAAIKSAMMTTANLTNLGGTPITDDTFDPVNVFSIGSGHVNPTKADDPGLIYDIQPDDYIPYLCGLGYNDTAIGIIVQRSVTCRNSSSIPEAQLNYPSFSLNLTSSPQTYTRTVTNVGPFNSSYNAEIIAPQGVDVKVTPGVIQFSEGSPKATYSVTFTRTANTNLPFSQGYLNWVSADHVVRSPIAVLFA